A window from Salvia miltiorrhiza cultivar Shanhuang (shh) chromosome 2, IMPLAD_Smil_shh, whole genome shotgun sequence encodes these proteins:
- the LOC131008162 gene encoding uncharacterized protein LOC131008162, giving the protein MAGEGGMVPNADEPGAPERRASERFRKHNPPTFNGMGDPMDAEKWIRCLERIFDFMGLTDKERLTCAIFQLTDEADYWWESVQRTLSPQQWEEYTWENFKVELYEKYIPQSYRIKKEAEFWNLRQGNKSVTEYDRLFVQLSRYAPHLVDTEEKRSEKFRRGLRHEIGMPLASQGTLTYAQSLSRAQDIEAMMPEEMKTLNQDNKRVDNNNKRKRKWQGAD; this is encoded by the coding sequence ATGGCTGGGGAAGGAGGAATGGTACCTAACGCTGATGAACCTGGTGCACCAGAACGCAGAGCAAGTGAAAGGTTCCGAAAGCACAACCCACCCACTTTCAATGGAATGGGAGATccaatggatgcagaaaaatggATACGGTGCTTGGAGCGAATCTTCGACTTCATGGGTCTTACTGACAAGGAGCGTTTGACATGTGCTATATTTCAACTAACAGACGAGGCTGACTATTGGTGGGAGTCAGTGCAGAGGACATTGTCGCCACAACAATGGGAGGAATACACGTGGGAAAATTTCAAAGTAGAGTTGTACGAGAAGTATATTCCTCAGAGTTATCGAATCAAGAAAGAAGCAGAATTCTGGAATCTTCGACAAGGGAATAAATCTGTCACTGAGTACGACAGACTATTTGTCCAATTATCACGCTACGCTCCACACTTGGTGGATACTGAGGAGAAAAGATCTGAGAAGTTCAGGCGAGGTCTACGACACGAGATAGGAATGCCCTTGGCTAGTCAAGGAACACTAACATATGCTCAATCCTTGAGCAGAGCACAAGATATTGAAGCTATGATGCCAGAAGAAATGAAAACACTTAATCAAGACAATAAGCGTGTCGACAACAACAacaaacgaaaaagaaaatggcAAGGGGCTGATTAA